Proteins found in one Limnothrix sp. FACHB-406 genomic segment:
- a CDS encoding peptidoglycan-binding protein: MESLGYPHLAAAYRSDFLELPSLEAALSRAIAWERLSSQGWLRFLSLLLTVSILGAAIGPALAAEQAGETLRSDGGGGGVGDGPAFVNPDRPVTKPLPPITVRPCPTFKTISSYVYRPPYLRNSGGWGAGAGPCYSCVGGRNVNTSRLQQRLKDLGYFRFRVTGYYGPITEAAVKRFQRDSGLVPDGVAGPRTKAALGLLG, translated from the coding sequence ATGGAAAGTCTTGGCTATCCCCACTTGGCAGCGGCCTACCGGTCTGATTTCCTGGAACTCCCGTCCCTAGAAGCGGCCCTCAGTCGGGCGATCGCCTGGGAGCGGCTGTCGTCCCAAGGTTGGTTGCGCTTTTTGTCGCTGCTGTTGACCGTCAGCATTCTGGGCGCGGCGATCGGCCCGGCCCTGGCCGCTGAGCAGGCGGGTGAAACCCTCCGCAGTGATGGCGGTGGCGGCGGCGTGGGCGACGGCCCCGCCTTCGTCAATCCCGATCGCCCCGTCACCAAGCCCCTGCCACCCATCACCGTTCGCCCTTGCCCCACCTTCAAAACCATCAGCAGCTACGTTTACCGCCCCCCTTATCTTCGCAATAGCGGCGGATGGGGCGCAGGAGCCGGCCCCTGCTATAGCTGTGTGGGCGGTCGCAACGTTAACACCAGTCGTTTGCAACAGCGGCTGAAAGACTTGGGCTATTTCCGCTTTCGGGTCACGGGGTATTACGGCCCGATCACCGAAGCGGCGGTCAAGCGATTCCAACGGGACTCTGGCTTAGTTCCTGACGGAGTAGCCGGGCCGCGCACCAAGGCGGCTCTGGGTCTGCTGGGCTAG
- a CDS encoding peptidoglycan-binding protein, with the protein MESWAYLHYALALEALDAPEHLEDQDQGTDQVTDRATGQLNRITSGRMLLGAIALGVLSWPLLAEGAQAYNSLRFGDRGLAVQNLQQLLKGAGLEVPITAEFDSATELALRNYQRRTGKLTPTGVLDRTSTMMLMAANGAPARQTPAPYLVRGDQGPSVQVLQWRLRQASTFNLPLLVTGTFDEATRTALLTYQAQHRLPGTGVLDLETQAKLDAETVEPRNPWRSDGRGDTGNTNDRGNQPGGWQPVINRPRPVAPVVLPPSARPSSEVNTGSYGTLTAPIYGGETSDRVATLQGKLRTLGFQKSRTNTGHFGKVTQTALVAFQRSRRIPATGYVDATTVNALATVPVSGRRGSPYLPVKRHVRRARNWVRPATDSSWQPVYNPCCVRICGSGYGGWQ; encoded by the coding sequence ATGGAAAGCTGGGCCTATTTGCACTATGCCCTGGCGTTAGAGGCGCTGGATGCCCCGGAACACCTGGAAGACCAAGATCAGGGAACTGATCAGGTCACCGATCGGGCAACGGGGCAGCTCAATCGAATCACCTCGGGCCGAATGCTTCTGGGGGCGATCGCCCTTGGGGTGTTGTCTTGGCCGCTTCTGGCCGAAGGGGCCCAGGCCTATAACAGCCTGCGATTTGGCGATCGGGGCTTGGCGGTTCAAAATCTTCAGCAACTGCTCAAGGGGGCCGGGCTGGAAGTGCCGATTACCGCTGAGTTTGACAGCGCCACGGAACTGGCCCTGCGCAATTACCAACGGCGCACCGGCAAGCTCACCCCCACGGGCGTGCTCGATCGCACCAGCACCATGATGTTGATGGCGGCCAACGGTGCGCCCGCCCGCCAAACGCCCGCCCCCTACTTGGTGCGCGGCGACCAGGGCCCTTCGGTGCAAGTTCTGCAATGGCGACTGCGACAGGCCAGCACCTTTAACCTGCCCCTGTTGGTGACTGGAACCTTTGACGAAGCCACCCGCACCGCCCTGTTGACCTATCAGGCCCAGCACCGATTGCCAGGAACCGGCGTGTTGGACTTGGAAACCCAAGCCAAGCTTGATGCGGAAACAGTGGAGCCACGCAATCCTTGGCGATCAGACGGCCGCGGCGACACGGGCAACACGAACGATCGGGGGAATCAGCCGGGTGGTTGGCAGCCGGTGATTAACCGTCCGCGCCCCGTGGCTCCGGTAGTGCTGCCCCCGAGCGCTCGCCCCAGCTCCGAGGTGAACACAGGAAGTTATGGAACCCTGACCGCGCCGATCTATGGGGGCGAAACGAGCGATCGCGTGGCCACCCTCCAAGGCAAGCTGCGCACCCTGGGCTTCCAAAAATCGCGCACCAATACGGGCCATTTTGGCAAAGTCACCCAAACGGCCCTGGTTGCCTTCCAGCGATCGCGTCGCATTCCCGCCACCGGCTACGTGGATGCAACCACGGTCAATGCCCTGGCCACCGTGCCCGTTTCCGGCCGCCGAGGCTCTCCCTATTTGCCCGTGAAGCGCCATGTGCGCCGGGCCCGAAACTGGGTGCGACCCGCGACCGATTCCAGTTGGCAGCCTGTTTATAATCCCTGTTGCGTGCGAATCTGTGGCTCTGGCTATGGCGGCTGGCAGTGA